One genomic window of Malaciobacter molluscorum LMG 25693 includes the following:
- a CDS encoding OmpA family protein codes for MNLGKKVFLLSLLLLLLIVTCVYKHTKEFMNEVSITQGQVANKEEKVQASEIKQSQKKAESEQVTSENNEKHEANLDESIQSNNKTTNDKITKFEEQNQQIEEIKQPDLIILKRKDEGYRRSNGEFFYYELSPKSKEIQDKLYTIMKNEPFIFGKDDGIDYLKINDDLLNKIIKIMQDNPNLKFEIAGHASIRSDDDRYNKYISVMRAANIKKELIARGISKRRMKARGYGDKIPLIQDQIKLFNRIEFNIIGE; via the coding sequence ATGAATTTAGGTAAGAAAGTTTTTTTATTATCTTTATTGTTACTATTATTGATTGTGACATGTGTATATAAACACACAAAAGAGTTTATGAATGAAGTCTCAATTACACAAGGGCAAGTAGCAAATAAAGAAGAAAAAGTACAAGCTAGTGAGATTAAACAGAGTCAAAAAAAGGCTGAATCTGAGCAAGTTACATCAGAAAATAATGAAAAACATGAAGCAAATTTAGATGAAAGCATTCAATCTAATAACAAAACTACAAATGATAAAATAACTAAATTTGAAGAACAAAATCAACAAATAGAAGAGATTAAACAGCCTGATCTTATCATCTTAAAAAGAAAAGATGAAGGATATAGAAGATCTAATGGCGAGTTTTTTTATTATGAGTTGTCACCAAAATCAAAAGAAATACAAGATAAACTATATACTATTATGAAAAATGAACCATTTATTTTTGGTAAAGATGATGGAATTGACTACTTGAAAATAAATGATGATTTATTAAATAAAATAATAAAAATTATGCAAGATAATCCAAACTTAAAATTTGAAATTGCAGGTCATGCTAGTATCAGATCTGATGATGATAGATATAATAAATATATTTCTGTTATGAGAGCTGCAAATATCAAAAAAGAACTTATTGCTAGAGGAATCTCAAAAAGAAGAATGAAAGCAAGAGGTTATGGAGATAAGATACCTTTAATACAAGATCAAATTAAATTATTTAATAGAATTGAATTTAATATCATAGGAGAATAG
- a CDS encoding ribonucleoside-diphosphate reductase subunit alpha: MMIQKRNGRKEVLDITKIQKMTIDATKDLDGVSQSELELDAQIKFVDGMSSSDIQDALIKTAVEKIDIDVPNWTFVAARLFLFDLYHRVGKETHGVKGEPYCHISEYLKFGKKAERLLPALGEGYDLDDLNNYIKPERDLLFNYLGIKTLYDRYLIKNKKGEPIELPQHMFMAIAMFLAQEEDNRQEKAKEFYDVISKFEVMLATPTLSNARTNRHQLSSCYIGSSPDNIEGIFDGYKEMSLLSKYGGGIGWDWNQIRALGGVIDNHKSAAGGIIPFLKITNDLAIAVDQLGTRKGAIAVYVEPWHMDIVDFVDLKKNSGEERRRTHDLFPALWITDLFMERILEDSHWTLFDPYEVKDLSELHGEEFKKRYEEYEKDESITKDTMKAKDLWKKILTSYFESGSPFLCFKDNANRANPNNHVGHIRSSNLCTEIFQNTNPNHYKIKLEFEDGTIETYEENEIVKVDAGQEKKANKITALDSINGKRVFIVEKEKIDGDTAVCNLASINLSKINTKEDIERVVPTAIRMLDNVIDLNFYPLRKVKATNLKSRSIGLGVMGEAQMLAEHQIMFGSEQHLKKIDAVMEAISYNAIKSSSELAVEKGIYPTFEGSNWSKGIMPHDHAPQAVQALINKDLFDGGYDWEELRQKVKKDGMRNGYLMAIAPTSSISILVGTTQAIEPVYKRKWYEENLSGLIPVVVPKLSPETWQYYIPAYEVEQTDIIKAASIRQKWIDQGQSTNIFMSLEKASGKHLHEIYTLAWKLGLKSTYYLRSQSPEASNDVEDRSMECAGCQ, from the coding sequence ATAATGATTCAAAAAAGAAATGGTAGAAAAGAGGTCTTAGATATTACTAAGATTCAAAAAATGACAATAGATGCTACAAAAGATTTAGATGGGGTAAGTCAAAGTGAATTAGAATTAGATGCACAAATTAAATTTGTAGATGGAATGAGTTCATCAGATATTCAAGATGCATTAATTAAAACTGCTGTTGAAAAAATTGATATTGATGTTCCAAATTGGACTTTTGTTGCTGCAAGACTATTTTTATTTGATTTATATCATAGAGTTGGAAAAGAGACACATGGTGTAAAAGGTGAACCATATTGTCATATTTCAGAGTATTTAAAGTTCGGTAAAAAAGCAGAAAGATTACTTCCTGCACTTGGTGAAGGTTATGATTTAGATGATTTAAATAACTATATCAAACCAGAAAGAGATCTTTTATTTAATTATCTTGGAATTAAAACACTATATGATAGATACCTAATCAAAAATAAAAAAGGTGAACCAATTGAGTTACCACAACATATGTTTATGGCAATAGCAATGTTTTTAGCTCAAGAAGAAGATAATAGACAAGAAAAAGCAAAAGAGTTTTATGATGTAATCTCAAAATTTGAAGTAATGTTAGCAACTCCAACACTTTCAAATGCAAGAACAAATAGACATCAACTTTCATCTTGTTATATTGGGTCAAGTCCTGATAATATTGAAGGTATTTTTGATGGATACAAAGAGATGTCATTACTTTCTAAATATGGTGGTGGTATTGGTTGGGATTGGAACCAAATAAGAGCTTTAGGTGGAGTTATTGATAATCATAAAAGTGCTGCTGGAGGAATTATTCCTTTCTTAAAAATCACAAATGATTTAGCAATTGCTGTTGATCAATTAGGAACTAGAAAAGGTGCGATTGCTGTTTATGTTGAGCCTTGGCATATGGATATTGTAGATTTCGTTGATTTAAAGAAAAACTCTGGTGAAGAAAGAAGAAGAACACATGATTTATTCCCAGCACTTTGGATAACTGACTTATTTATGGAAAGAATTTTAGAAGATTCACATTGGACTTTATTTGATCCATATGAAGTAAAAGACTTAAGTGAACTTCATGGTGAAGAGTTCAAAAAAAGATATGAAGAGTATGAAAAAGATGAATCTATCACAAAAGATACGATGAAAGCAAAAGATTTATGGAAAAAAATCTTAACTTCATATTTTGAATCTGGAAGTCCATTCTTATGTTTTAAAGATAATGCAAATAGAGCAAATCCAAATAATCACGTAGGACATATTAGAAGTTCAAATCTTTGTACAGAGATATTCCAAAATACAAACCCTAATCACTATAAAATTAAATTAGAGTTTGAAGATGGAACTATTGAGACTTATGAAGAAAATGAAATAGTAAAAGTAGATGCAGGTCAAGAGAAAAAAGCAAATAAAATTACTGCACTTGATTCTATAAACGGAAAAAGAGTATTTATAGTAGAAAAAGAGAAAATTGATGGAGATACAGCAGTTTGTAATCTTGCTTCAATCAACCTTTCTAAAATAAATACAAAAGAAGATATAGAAAGAGTTGTACCAACAGCAATTAGAATGCTTGATAATGTAATTGACTTAAACTTCTATCCATTAAGAAAAGTAAAAGCAACTAACTTAAAATCAAGAAGTATTGGTCTTGGTGTTATGGGTGAAGCACAAATGTTAGCAGAGCATCAAATTATGTTTGGTAGTGAACAACACCTTAAGAAAATTGATGCAGTAATGGAAGCAATTTCATATAATGCAATCAAATCTTCAAGTGAACTTGCAGTTGAAAAAGGAATTTATCCTACATTTGAAGGTTCAAATTGGTCTAAAGGTATAATGCCTCATGATCATGCACCTCAAGCAGTACAAGCTTTAATAAATAAAGATTTATTTGATGGTGGATATGATTGGGAAGAATTAAGACAAAAAGTTAAAAAAGATGGCATGAGAAATGGTTACTTGATGGCTATTGCTCCAACATCATCTATTTCAATTTTAGTTGGAACAACTCAAGCAATTGAGCCAGTTTATAAAAGAAAATGGTATGAAGAAAACTTAAGTGGTCTTATTCCTGTTGTTGTTCCAAAGCTTAGTCCAGAAACATGGCAATATTATATTCCTGCATATGAAGTTGAACAAACTGATATTATTAAAGCAGCTTCAATTAGACAAAAATGGATAGATCAAGGTCAAAGTACAAATATTTTTATGAGCTTAGAAAAAGCAAGTGGTAAACACTTACATGAAATATATACATTAGCTTGGAAATTAGGACTTAAATCGACTTATTATTTAAGAAGTCAATCTCCTGAAGCAAGTAATGATGTAGAAGATAGAAGTATGGAGTGTGCAGGTTGTCAATAA
- a CDS encoding LysE family translocator produces the protein MIELSNLYMFILASFLLCLAPGPDNIYVITQGMTKSKKAAVVTTLGLCTGLIIHTSAAAFGISVIFKTSQIAFDIVKYLGAAYLLYIAYQVFIHRNEPLDLTAHSSKKGLKALYLKGFVMNILNPKVSIFFLAFLPQFVSVENGNIPLQMIILGLIFMLLTVIVFSSIGIVSNMLSSKLLKNPKIVSYMNIVTSFVLISLGIKLALSQK, from the coding sequence ATGATTGAGTTATCTAATTTATATATGTTTATCTTGGCCTCTTTTTTATTATGTTTAGCTCCAGGTCCTGACAATATTTATGTTATAACACAAGGTATGACAAAATCAAAAAAAGCAGCTGTGGTTACTACTTTAGGATTATGTACAGGACTTATTATTCATACAAGTGCAGCGGCATTTGGAATATCAGTAATATTTAAAACTTCGCAAATTGCTTTTGATATTGTTAAGTATTTAGGTGCTGCATATTTACTTTATATTGCATATCAAGTATTTATTCATAGAAATGAACCACTTGATTTAACAGCACATAGTTCCAAAAAAGGATTAAAAGCATTATACTTAAAAGGATTTGTTATGAATATCTTAAATCCAAAGGTATCAATATTCTTTTTAGCTTTTTTACCACAATTTGTAAGTGTAGAGAATGGAAATATACCTTTACAGATGATTATATTAGGATTGATTTTTATGTTGCTAACTGTTATAGTATTTTCTTCAATTGGAATTGTTAGTAATATGCTAAGTTCAAAATTACTTAAAAATCCTAAAATTGTTTCATATATGAATATTGTTACTTCATTTGTATTAATTAGTTTAGGAATAAAATTAGCTCTATCTCAAAAATAG
- a CDS encoding ribonucleotide-diphosphate reductase subunit beta has translation MDRKIIYNPDSKENLNDRRMFGGNPDGMINFTKMKYQWALNLWDMMEANTWFPREVQMTNDAKDYKYLTAPEKRMYDLVLSQLIFMDSLQTNNLMDNINPYITAPEVNACLSRQSYEEANHSKSYAVMVESISDNTDEIYDMWKTDAKLREKNTFIAETYRSLAAGDGEMISDEEILLAMFANQILEGLYFYAGFAAIYALGKSGKMLGSSQMIRFIQRDEVTHLLLFQNMINSTRKERPDLFTPELEVKVRDMFKKAVELEASWGAYITQGQILGFTDAIISQYIQYLADKRLEAVGYKPMYNVKHPIPWVDGYASFNDQRTNFFEGNVVNYSKGSINFDDF, from the coding sequence ATGGATAGAAAAATAATATATAACCCAGATTCAAAAGAGAACTTAAATGATAGAAGAATGTTTGGTGGAAACCCAGATGGTATGATAAACTTCACAAAGATGAAATACCAATGGGCACTAAACCTTTGGGACATGATGGAAGCAAATACTTGGTTCCCAAGAGAAGTTCAAATGACAAATGATGCAAAAGATTATAAATATTTAACTGCGCCAGAAAAAAGAATGTATGATTTAGTTCTATCTCAACTTATCTTTATGGATTCACTACAAACAAATAACTTAATGGATAATATAAATCCATATATTACTGCACCTGAAGTAAATGCTTGTTTATCAAGACAATCATATGAAGAAGCAAATCACTCTAAATCATATGCAGTAATGGTAGAATCAATTTCTGATAATACAGATGAAATCTATGATATGTGGAAAACAGATGCTAAACTAAGAGAAAAAAATACATTTATTGCAGAAACATATAGAAGTTTAGCTGCTGGTGATGGTGAGATGATTTCTGATGAAGAGATTTTACTTGCAATGTTTGCAAATCAAATCTTAGAAGGGTTATATTTTTATGCTGGATTTGCAGCAATTTATGCACTTGGGAAATCAGGTAAAATGCTTGGAAGTTCTCAAATGATTAGATTTATTCAAAGAGATGAAGTTACACACCTTTTATTATTTCAAAATATGATTAATTCTACAAGAAAAGAAAGACCTGATTTATTTACTCCTGAATTAGAAGTAAAAGTTAGAGATATGTTTAAAAAAGCAGTAGAACTTGAAGCTTCATGGGGTGCTTATATTACTCAAGGACAGATTTTAGGATTTACTGATGCAATTATTTCTCAATATATTCAATATTTAGCAGATAAAAGATTAGAAGCAGTTGGATATAAACCAATGTATAATGTAAAACACCCTATTCCTTGGGTTGATGGTTATGCTTCATTTAATGACCAAAGAACTAACTTCTTCGAAGGGAATGTTGTAAATTATTCGAAAGGTTCGATTAACTTTGATGACTTCTAA
- a CDS encoding phosphomannomutase/phosphoglucomutase has translation MINKSIFREYDIRGIVEQELNEQSVKLIGYYLGLEVIKKTNKQPYVVIGYDARTHSPLLFEYLTSGFNKAGVKVLGIGLVATGVNYFASYQEFNGIRPNASVMITGSHNPSEYNGFKITINNKPFFADDIYKLGDVIIKNQDLKIEDNKQYEKINAKSLYVKYMVNEFKELKGFDVPFAIDCGNGVANTVLCEILDKLELKYEGLYCDPDGTFPNHHPDPSVEENLKDLKKVLEKEAEYGFAYDGDADRIAFLTKKYNVKGDILALLFAKTMKKPVVVGEVKCTQVMYDLINEMGKAIMYKTGHSNLKVKLKEVNAHLAAEVSGHIFFNDRFFGFDDAIYVTFRILELIKNGMNIDKEIEKLPKTYSTEEIKVKTTEEEKFLLIDKIKQLLQNPPASFPKILDIIDVDGVRINFRHGWGLVRASNTTPVLVTRFESTDKKIAIEYEEEVNKLIKLAKDELSNSSN, from the coding sequence ATGATAAACAAGTCAATTTTTAGAGAATATGATATTAGAGGAATTGTTGAGCAAGAATTAAACGAACAAAGTGTTAAACTTATTGGATATTATCTTGGTTTAGAAGTAATAAAAAAAACAAATAAACAACCATATGTTGTTATTGGTTATGATGCAAGAACACATTCACCATTACTATTTGAGTATTTAACAAGTGGTTTTAATAAAGCAGGAGTGAAAGTTCTTGGAATAGGATTAGTTGCAACTGGAGTTAATTATTTTGCATCTTATCAAGAGTTTAATGGGATTAGACCAAATGCTTCTGTTATGATAACAGGGAGCCACAATCCTAGTGAATATAATGGGTTTAAAATAACCATAAATAATAAGCCATTCTTTGCAGATGATATTTATAAACTTGGTGATGTGATTATAAAAAATCAAGATTTAAAAATAGAAGATAACAAACAATATGAAAAAATAAATGCGAAATCTTTATATGTAAAATATATGGTAAATGAATTTAAAGAATTAAAAGGATTTGATGTACCTTTTGCAATTGACTGTGGAAATGGTGTAGCAAATACTGTTTTATGTGAGATTTTAGATAAACTTGAATTAAAATATGAAGGTTTATATTGTGATCCAGATGGAACATTTCCTAACCACCATCCAGATCCAAGTGTAGAAGAAAATCTAAAAGATTTAAAAAAAGTTTTAGAAAAAGAAGCAGAATATGGATTTGCATATGATGGTGATGCAGATAGAATTGCATTTTTAACAAAAAAATACAATGTAAAAGGTGATATACTGGCACTGCTATTTGCAAAAACAATGAAAAAACCTGTAGTAGTTGGTGAAGTTAAATGTACACAAGTTATGTATGATTTAATCAATGAAATGGGGAAAGCCATTATGTATAAAACTGGACATAGTAACTTAAAAGTAAAACTAAAAGAGGTAAATGCGCATCTTGCAGCAGAAGTATCAGGACATATCTTTTTTAATGATAGATTTTTTGGTTTTGATGATGCTATTTATGTAACATTTAGAATTTTAGAACTTATCAAAAATGGAATGAATATAGATAAAGAGATAGAAAAACTTCCTAAAACTTACTCAACAGAAGAGATAAAAGTTAAAACAACAGAAGAAGAAAAATTCCTATTGATTGATAAAATTAAACAATTATTGCAAAATCCTCCAGCAAGTTTTCCAAAGATTTTAGATATTATTGATGTAGATGGTGTTAGAATAAACTTTAGACATGGATGGGGACTTGTAAGAGCATCAAATACAACTCCTGTATTAGTTACAAGATTTGAATCAACTGATAAAAAAATAGCAATAGAGTATGAAGAAGAAGTTAATAAATTGATAAAATTAGCAAAAGATGAACTTAGTAACTCTTCAAACTAA
- a CDS encoding low molecular weight protein-tyrosine-phosphatase, producing the protein MEKVKSIIFVCLGNICRSPIAQGIAEKYAKDNNITLKIDSAGTGSWHIGENPCDNSIKVALDNGIDISRQIARQVRLEDFYEYDLVVGLDDSNINNLKKVGCKNPVKLGSFGFNGEDVPDPFFFDGFEGFDKVYSMIDTCVKELLKQKC; encoded by the coding sequence ATGGAAAAAGTGAAATCAATTATTTTTGTTTGTTTAGGTAATATATGTAGATCTCCTATAGCACAGGGAATCGCAGAAAAATATGCAAAAGATAATAACATAACATTGAAAATAGATAGTGCAGGAACAGGAAGTTGGCATATTGGAGAGAATCCTTGCGATAATTCTATAAAAGTTGCTTTAGATAATGGTATAGATATCTCAAGACAAATAGCAAGACAAGTTAGATTAGAAGATTTTTATGAATATGACTTAGTTGTTGGTTTAGATGATAGTAATATAAATAACTTAAAAAAAGTAGGTTGTAAAAATCCTGTAAAACTAGGTTCATTTGGTTTTAACGGAGAAGATGTGCCTGATCCATTCTTTTTTGATGGATTTGAAGGCTTTGACAAAGTCTATTCTATGATAGACACTTGTGTAAAAGAGTTACTTAAACAAAAGTGTTAA
- a CDS encoding DUF4145 domain-containing protein, with protein sequence MLCSSEPNIRNIPTKCPRCHHAINPNYVGAVKGKYNEYDLFFNCPHCDRGFIGEYKDGYVQFVSPLSYQKESFEKEIEELSPNFVEIYNQSIEAESQNLNQLTGIGLRKSFEFLIKDFLVYKNPDIEEKIKKTQLSRCINNYIEDVKLKQISERATWLGNDETHYVRKWEDKDIKDLKLLIQVTVNMIHNDLLTEKYLSDMTN encoded by the coding sequence ATGTTATGTAGTAGTGAACCAAATATACGTAATATTCCAACTAAATGTCCAAGATGTCATCATGCAATTAATCCAAATTATGTAGGTGCAGTAAAAGGTAAATATAATGAATATGATTTGTTTTTTAACTGTCCTCATTGTGATAGAGGATTTATAGGTGAATACAAAGATGGCTATGTTCAATTTGTTAGTCCTTTATCATACCAAAAAGAGTCATTTGAAAAAGAAATAGAAGAGCTAAGTCCAAATTTTGTTGAGATTTATAATCAATCAATAGAAGCAGAAAGTCAAAATCTTAATCAATTAACAGGAATTGGACTAAGAAAGTCATTTGAGTTTCTTATAAAAGATTTTTTAGTTTATAAGAATCCAGATATTGAAGAAAAGATAAAGAAAACACAATTGTCTAGATGTATTAATAATTATATTGAAGATGTAAAATTGAAACAAATATCAGAGAGAGCAACTTGGTTAGGTAATGATGAAACTCATTATGTAAGAAAATGGGAAGATAAAGATATAAAAGATTTAAAGTTATTAATTCAAGTAACAGTAAATATGATACATAATGATTTATTGACTGAGAAATATTTATCAGACATGACAAATTAA
- a CDS encoding nitroreductase family protein codes for MNEIIKQLSNRHSIREFTGESVSDEDLNLILKTAQRCPTSVNGQQVSIVYTRDKEKLKKISELCANQEHIKNCDVFFMFVIDYNRISHALDSIGQEQMIQKSAEGIIVGSVDAGIMLSSLQTAAESLGYATTAIGAVRLNPDEFIKLLDLPKNTYPLVGSTLGVPTQSAKDAPLKPRIPLDSFAFEDKYDDEKAKKGIFEYEKMLKDFRQANGMDYKTSYNLDMARFYTKSYTRNVQKTFEKQGFIFKDSDK; via the coding sequence ATGAATGAAATTATAAAACAGTTATCAAATAGACATTCCATTAGAGAATTTACAGGTGAGTCTGTAAGTGATGAAGATTTAAATCTTATATTAAAAACAGCACAAAGATGTCCTACTTCAGTAAATGGACAACAAGTTTCAATAGTTTATACGCGAGATAAAGAAAAATTAAAAAAAATAAGTGAACTTTGTGCAAATCAAGAGCATATTAAAAATTGTGATGTATTTTTTATGTTTGTTATAGATTATAATAGAATCTCTCATGCTTTAGACTCAATTGGGCAAGAGCAGATGATTCAAAAATCAGCAGAAGGAATTATTGTTGGTTCTGTTGATGCTGGTATTATGCTAAGTTCATTACAAACAGCTGCTGAATCTTTAGGATATGCAACTACAGCAATTGGTGCAGTTAGATTAAATCCAGATGAATTTATAAAGCTTTTGGATTTACCTAAAAATACTTATCCTTTAGTTGGTTCAACTTTAGGTGTTCCTACACAAAGTGCAAAAGATGCACCTCTTAAACCAAGAATTCCACTTGATTCTTTTGCTTTTGAAGATAAATATGATGATGAAAAAGCAAAAAAAGGTATTTTTGAGTATGAAAAAATGCTAAAAGATTTTAGACAAGCAAATGGTATGGATTATAAAACTTCATACAATCTTGATATGGCAAGATTCTATACTAAAAGTTATACAAGAAATGTACAAAAAACTTTTGAGAAACAAGGATTTATTTTTAAAGATAGTGATAAGTAG
- the hcp gene encoding hydroxylamine reductase, with product MSMFCYQCEMSQKNGCGSSGSTIGTCGKDENLSKLQDIMIFGLKGLSAYREHLNELNPDQTKKIDDIISETLYFTLTNVNFNFNDHINQLMKIGSAAVEVMDKLSNSHTSKFGTPTPIKVSQNKVEGKAILVSGHNLDMLEKLLIATENKGINIYTHSEMLPAHGYPQLRKYKHLKGNVGKAWFDQAELMKKFTGTFVVNTNCIVPPKKNCNYLDRLFTYKIVGVEGATKIQNDNFDELIKRTLECKDANGIDLNEDSSLVTGHHYKTVLTLAPQILEAIKTKKIKQFFVVAGCDAPGKSGEYYRELTQNLPKTTVILTSSCGKFRFNDIDFGNIEGTDIPRYLDLGQCNDSNGAVEIAKALGQALQTPINDLPISIVLSWMEQKAVVILLALFSLGVKNIYLGPKPPQFVNEDIFEFLSQTFNLTLTTNVKDDLKKLLIA from the coding sequence ATGAGTATGTTTTGCTATCAATGTGAGATGAGTCAAAAAAATGGCTGTGGAAGTAGTGGTTCAACTATAGGCACTTGCGGTAAAGATGAAAACTTATCAAAATTACAAGATATTATGATTTTTGGATTAAAAGGCTTAAGTGCTTATAGAGAGCATTTAAACGAATTAAATCCTGATCAAACAAAAAAAATAGATGATATTATAAGTGAGACTTTATACTTTACTTTAACTAATGTTAATTTTAATTTTAATGATCATATAAATCAACTTATGAAAATAGGAAGTGCAGCTGTTGAAGTTATGGATAAATTATCAAATAGCCATACTTCAAAATTTGGTACACCAACACCTATAAAAGTATCTCAAAACAAAGTAGAAGGAAAAGCAATCTTAGTTAGTGGCCATAACTTGGATATGTTAGAAAAACTATTAATTGCTACAGAAAACAAAGGTATAAATATTTATACTCATTCAGAGATGTTGCCAGCACATGGATATCCCCAATTAAGAAAATACAAACATCTAAAAGGAAATGTAGGAAAAGCATGGTTTGATCAAGCAGAATTAATGAAAAAATTTACAGGTACATTTGTAGTTAATACAAACTGTATTGTTCCTCCAAAGAAAAATTGTAATTATTTAGATAGATTATTTACATATAAAATTGTAGGAGTAGAAGGTGCAACAAAAATTCAAAATGATAACTTTGATGAACTAATCAAAAGAACACTTGAATGTAAAGATGCAAATGGAATTGATTTAAATGAGGATAGTTCATTAGTTACAGGACATCATTATAAAACAGTATTAACACTAGCACCACAAATTTTAGAAGCAATTAAAACTAAAAAAATAAAACAGTTTTTTGTAGTTGCAGGTTGCGATGCACCAGGAAAATCAGGAGAATATTATAGAGAACTAACACAAAACCTTCCAAAAACTACTGTAATTTTAACATCAAGTTGTGGAAAATTTAGATTTAATGATATAGATTTTGGGAATATTGAAGGAACTGATATTCCTAGATATTTAGACTTAGGTCAATGTAATGATAGTAATGGTGCAGTAGAGATAGCAAAAGCATTAGGCCAAGCTTTACAAACACCAATAAATGACCTACCAATATCAATTGTACTTTCTTGGATGGAACAAAAAGCAGTTGTTATTTTATTAGCTTTATTTTCATTGGGAGTAAAAAATATCTATTTAGGTCCAAAACCTCCTCAATTTGTAAATGAAGATATTTTTGAATTTTTAAGTCAGACATTTAATCTTACACTTACAACAAATGTAAAAGATGATTTGAAAAAATTGCTAATTGCTTAG
- a CDS encoding carbon-nitrogen hydrolase family protein translates to MNLVTLQTNINQDFEKNLTNIIKLIRTCENSDLILTSELALTGYSYDNFEEASIFSEYAIKRLLEESLNKKIAITMIIKEKGNYFNRFFLFSNKKIIYYQDKYKLFELGNETKYFNKPTTDEKIQIYEVEGLKIATLICFELRFTKYWERLKGADIVLVPAMWGKDRKEHYETLTKALAISNQCFVVAANSAYKQYCKSSAIINPFGEVIIDDSKELLSLEFNKSDIKQMRRYINVGI, encoded by the coding sequence ATGAACTTAGTAACTCTTCAAACTAATATAAATCAAGATTTTGAAAAAAATCTTACAAATATTATAAAGCTCATTAGAACTTGTGAAAATAGTGACCTTATTCTTACAAGTGAGCTTGCATTGACTGGTTACTCTTATGATAACTTTGAAGAAGCTTCAATTTTTTCAGAATACGCAATAAAAAGGCTTTTAGAAGAATCTTTGAACAAAAAAATTGCTATTACAATGATTATAAAAGAAAAGGGTAACTACTTTAATAGGTTTTTTCTTTTTTCAAATAAAAAAATTATTTATTATCAAGATAAATATAAACTATTTGAATTAGGGAATGAAACGAAATATTTCAATAAACCAACAACTGATGAAAAGATACAAATTTATGAAGTTGAAGGATTAAAAATTGCTACATTAATCTGTTTTGAACTTAGATTTACAAAATATTGGGAAAGATTAAAAGGCGCAGATATTGTCTTAGTTCCTGCCATGTGGGGCAAAGATAGAAAAGAACATTATGAAACACTAACAAAAGCTTTAGCAATATCAAATCAATGCTTTGTTGTTGCAGCTAATAGTGCCTATAAACAATACTGTAAAAGTAGTGCTATTATCAATCCTTTTGGGGAAGTAATTATAGATGATTCAAAAGAACTATTATCTTTAGAATTCAATAAATCTGATATAAAACAGATGAGAAGATATATAAACGTAGGAATATAA